A window of the Fulvia fulva chromosome 11, complete sequence genome harbors these coding sequences:
- a CDS encoding eRF1 methyltransferase catalytic subunit MTQ2 — translation MLPTPSTSHVNYDQIYEPAEDSYLLLDTLSSPSETAFLRNHFPTGTNAPLLLEVGPGSGVVLAFVTANAEHIFGRTDVAAMGADVNMFACRATAQTIKGAILENKSKAGSFLDVISTDLTSSFVAGCVDVLIFNPPYVPTEELPPNPQEAVAGVSLNSHEAFERDSHLLALSYAGGADGMETTNRLLAQLPNVLSKRGIAYVLLCAQNKPKDVAARIGAWPGGWSVVLVGSSGKQAGWEKLCILRIRREQRD, via the coding sequence ATGCTTCCAACGCCATCAACATCCCATGTCAATTACGACCAGATTTACGAGCCCGCAGAGGACTCGTACTTACTCTTGGACACCCTCTCCTCACCCAGTGAGACTGCATTTCTCAGGAATCACTTTCCAACAGGTACAAATGCACCTCTCCTCCTTGAAGTCGGACCGGGATCGGGCGTTGTACTAGCTTTCGTCACTGCAAATGCAGAGCACATCTTCGGGCGAACAGATGTTGCGGCGATGGGCGCGGATGTGAATATGTTCGCATGCAGAGCTACAGCACAAACAATCAAAGGCGCTATCCTTGAGAACAAGTCCAAAGCAGGCTCATTCCTGGATGTCATCTCCACCGATCTGACGAGCTCATTCGTGGCTGGTTGCGTGGATGTGCTCATCTTCAACCCGCCATATGTACCGACCGAAGAGCTGCCTCCGAACCCACAGGAAGCAGTGGCTGGAGTATCGCTGAACTCACACGAAGCTTTCGAGCGCGATTCGCACCTGCTAGCCCTTTCGTATGCTGGGGGCGCAGATGGTATGGAGACAACAAACCGCTTGCTGGCTCAGCTTCCCAATGTGCTGAGCAAAAGAGGCATCGCGTATGTATTACTTTGCGCGCAGAACAAGCCGAAGGATGTCGCAGCAAGAATCGGTGCATGGCCTGGCGGATGGTCGGTTGTACTGGTAGGATCCAGTGGCAAGCAAGCTGGCTGGGAGAAGCTGTGCATCCTGCGCATCCGGCGAGAGCAAAGAGACTGA
- a CDS encoding Structural maintenance of chromosomes protein 4 — MAADASPARPSRRAASRKKVVVDDDDSDIENSVPSQQQDDDEDDDDDDDDEFTAAPKSAKSPTRKTRADATPRRPTAARRKTVADEDVEASIEPSQVFSPPESVAGEPASPTKKAAPKRRSVKDARAARQSRVSRVSIAPGSPADLQPPLPTPQPTQSPEPRPQNPRSGTPLTDVTGSVLNEQTPRQTRTPTLDETEVPDATETPTTPTMAHRKVTPAPGDGSLLETTEVAAQTPKTEVRRVDPNITKLDRPMDIVVRKRAIGVPQSQEPLEPKARMTITYLYMTNFKSYAGRQQVGPFHASFSSVVGPNGSGKSNVIDSLLFVFGFRASKMRQGKISALIHNSAQFPDLDFCEVEVHFQMVMDEPGGTSTPVPDSELVVSRRAFKNNSSKYYINGKTSDFTAVTTLLKGKGIDLHHKRFLILQGEVESIAQMKPKAANEHDDGLLEYLEDIIGTSKYKTPIEEAATETETFNEVCLEKSTRVQHVEKEKNGLQDKKDKALEYVKNENELASKQSALWQIYAAESQDNIQVSKEAIGQMQEQLNDELNRHQGAEDEIKAMEKEYKAGSKAYEKMAKETDAITMEADNLDKAAVKIEEKKKHLKNKEKKLEKTRDSSDFEVQQQSTLAQQAADDIERLGGEIEELEQEMQGEEKELAKVRDALKGKTQGISDEIAVKQKQLEPWSAKINEKQSAMAVAQSELDILRERENSGATAISDVEAKIAALQEQREVKAAEIDACKKQRKSAEKEVQVVQKQLDDVLTKEPATKTKLSNARQKADEARSSLSATQSQGKVLDGLTRLKDSGRVDGFHGRLGNLGAIDAKYDIAISTACPSLDNMVVDTVESAQQCIEYLRKNNLGRANFICLDRLPQRDMSEIDTPENCPRLFDLVKSKHERFRPAFYSVLQNTIVAKDSQQADRVAYGAKRWRVVSLEGKLIDKSGVMSGGGNRVAKGAMSSKVAGDTTKDQVQKLEVDREALEQEYSELQQQQRDLDSQVRELQNQVPKLETQAQKLTLELGSINRNIQDSEKRIEELTAEQKSAKSDKGKLTGLEKSIASLQKEVEKLQSETEGIEAEIKELQDKIMEIGGVKLRMQKAKVDGLKEQIDALNERLSTAEVNKSKAEKTRAKQEKAVVDAEKELEKVAKDLEKIENEAQAQTSGTSELRRQADDAKIALEEKRDELAEIKRQLDEQTAELNNTRGAEVEMRNKLEDNQKHLAENQKRLRHWQEKLGKLTLQNVSEEGEEKDPEPVPELSRDELEDLSKDDLKKQIAHLEELTSTQQDLSVLAEYRRRVNEHASRLEDLNAALSARDAAKKRTDELRRMRLEGFMQGFSTISLRLKEMYQMITMGGNAELELVDSLDPFSEGILFSVMPPKKSWKNIGNLSGGEKTLSSLALVFALHHYKPTPLYVMDEIDAALDFRNVSIVAAYIKERTKNAQFIVISLRNNMFELAARLVGVYKVNHMTKSVTVENRDYIVPRVQSAVAPAAAGASIVA; from the exons ATGGCCGCCGACGCATCGCCTGCACGGCCCTCGCGACGAGCTGCGTCGAGGAAGAAGGTGGTggtcgacgacgacgacTCGGACATCGAAAACTCGGTGCCCAGTCAGCAACAGGACGACGATGaggacgacgacgacgacgacgacgacgagtTCACAGCGGCGCCGAAGAGCGCAAAGTCGCCGACGAGGAAGACACGGGCCGATGCGACTCCTCGACGACCAACAGCCGCGCGACGGAAGACAGTGGCAGACGAAGATGTCGAAGCATCGATTGAGCCGTCGCAAGTCTTCAGCCCGCCCGAAAGTGTCGCAGGTGAGCCCGCCTCACCTACCAAGAAGGCAGCACCCAAGCGACGGAGTGTGAAAGATGCGCGGGCTGCGCGACAGAGCAGAGTCTCGCGAGTGTCAATCGCACCAGGCTCGCCGGCCGACCTGCAGCCACCCTTACCCACACCCCAACCAACGCAGTCGCCCGAGCCTAGACCGCAGAACCCGAGGTCAGGCACGCCGCTCACAGACGTTACCGGATCCGTGTTGAACGAGCAAACGCCGCGACAGACACGAACTCCCACACTCGACGAGACAGAAGTGCCAGATGCGACAGAGACGCCGACAACTCCCACCATGGCACATCGCAAAGTGACGCCAGCGCCAGGGGACGGCTCTCTGCTGGAGACGACTGAGGTGGCGGCGCAAACACCCAAGACGGAAGTGCGGAGAGTGGATCCCAACATCACAAAGCTGGACCGACCCATGGACATTGTGGTGCGCAAGAGAGCGATTGGTGTGCCGCAGTCGCAAGAGCCGCTCGAACCCAAGGCACGCATGACAATCACATACTTGTACATGACCAACTTCAAGTCGTATGCCGGACGACAGCAGGTGGGCCCTTTCCACGCTTCATTCTCCTCGGTCGTTGGACCCAACGGATCTGGAAAGAGCAATGTTATCGATTCGTTGCTGTTCGTCTTCGGCTTCCGTGCCAGCAAGATGCGACAGGGCAAGATCTCAGCTTTGATCCACAACAGCGCACAGTTCCCAGATCTGGACTTTTGCGAGGTCGAGGTGCACTTTCAGATGGTCATGGACGAGCCCGGGGGCACATCTACGCCTGTACCAGACTCCGAACTGGTCGTCTCGCGAAGGGCGTTCAAGAACAACAGTAGCAAATACTACATCAACGGCAAGACCTCAGACTTCACAGCAGTCACAACTCTCCTCAAAGGCAAAGGCATCGATCTGCACCACAAGCGCTTCCTCATCCTGCAGGGTGAGGTGGAATCAATTGCACAGATGAAGCCGAAGGCCGCGAACGAGCACGATGATGGATTGTTGGAGTATTTGGAGGATATCATTGGTACATCCAAGTACAAGACGCCCATCGAGGAAGCAGCCACCGAGACGGAAACGTTCAACGAAGTCTGCCTGGAGAAGAGCACTCGTGTTCAGCATGTAGAGAAAGAGAAGAATGGCCTGCAGGACAAGAAGGACAAGGCTCTCGAGTACGTCAAGAACGAGAACGAGCTTGCCTCGAAGCAGTCAGCTTTGTGGCAGATCTACGCGGCAGAGAGCCAGGACAACATTCAGGTGTCGAAGGAGGCAATCGGTCAGATGCAAGAACAGCTGAACGACGAATTGAACCGACACCAGGGTGCCGAGGACGAGATCAAGGCCATGGAGAAGGAGTACAAGGCTGGCTCGAAAGCCTACGAGAAGATGGCCAAGGAGACAGATGCCATCACCATGGAAGCTGACAATCTGGACAAGGCAGCAGTCAAGATtgaggagaagaagaagcacCTCAAGAACAAGGAGAAGAAGCTGGAGAAGACGCGCGACTCATCGGACTTCGAGGTGCAGCAACAGTCCACCTTGGCTCAGCAGGCGGCAGACGACATCGAACGGCTCGGCGGTGAGATTGAAGAGCTTGAGCAAGAGATGCAAGGCGAAGAGAAGGAGCTTGCGAAGGTCCGTGACGCACTCAAGGGCAAAACTCAAGGCATCAGTGATGAGATCGCCGTCAAGCAGAAGCAGCTTGAGCCTTGGAGCGCAAAGATCAACGAGAAACAATCAGCGATGGCGGTCGCGCAAAGCGAGCTCGACATTCTGCGCGAGCGAGAAAACTCTGGTGCAACTGCGATCTCTGATGTCGAGGCAAAGATTGCCGCATTGCAGGAGCAGAGAGAAGTCAAAGCTGCCGAGATCGACGCGTGTAAAAAGCAGCGAAAGAGCGCCGAGAAGGAAGTTCAGGTCGTGCAGAAGCAACTTGACGATGTCTTGACGAAAGAGCCAGCCACCAAGACGAAGCTCTCCAACGCAAGGCAGAAGGCTGACGAAGCACGTTCCAGCCTGTCTGCTACACAGAGTCAAGGCAAAGTACTCGACGGCTTGACCCGACTGAAGGACTCTGGACGTGTTGATGGCTTTCATGGACGACTTGGCAATCTTGGTGCTATCGACGCCAAGTACGACATCGCCATCTCGACTGCATGCCCGTCCTTGGACAACATGGTTGTCGATACTGTTGAGTCCGCCCAGCAGTGTATCGAGTACCTTCGCAAGAACAATCTCGGCCGAGCAAACTTTATATGTCTTGATAGACTACCACAGCGAGACATGTCGGAGATTGACACACCGGAGAACTGCCCTCGACTCTTCGATCTTGTGAAGAGCAAGCACGAGCGATTCCGACCAGCATTCTACAGTGTGCTACAGAACACAATCGTAGCCAAGGACTCCCAGCAGGCGGACAGAGTAGCTTATGGCGCCAAGAGGTGGCGTGTGGTCAGTTTGGAGGGCAAGCTTATCGACAAGTCTGGTGTGATGAGTGGTGGAGGCAACAGAGTCGCAAAGGGAGCCATGTCCTCGAAGGTTGCTGGTGACACCACCAAAGATCAAGTGCAGAAGCTCGAGGTCGATCGTGAGGCTCTTGAGCAGGAGTACTCTGAACTTCAGCAACAGCAGCGCGATCTCGACTCGCAAGTCCGAGAGTTGCAGAACCAAGTGCCAAAGCTAGAGACTCAAGCGCAGAAGCTTACACTGGAACTTGGCAGCATTAATCGGAACATCCAGGACTCTGAGAAGCGGATTGAAGAGCTCACCGCTGAGCAGAAATCTGCTAAATCTGACAAGGGCAAGCTGACGGGCCTAGAGAAGAGCATTGCTTCACTCCAGAAAGAGGTCGAGAAGCTGCAGTCCGAGACTGAAGGCATCGAGGCCGAGATCAAGGAACTTCAAGACAAGATCATGGAGATCGGTGGTGTCAAACTGCGCATGCAGAAGGCCAAGGTCGACGGCTTGAAGGAGCAGATCGATGCCCTCAACGAGCGTCTCAGCACCGCCGAGGTCAACAAGTCGAAAGCGGAAAAGACGCGTGCTAAGCAAGAAAAGGCTGTGGTCGATGCTGAGAAGGAGCTTGAGAAGGTTGCCAAGGATCTCGAGAAGATTGAGAACGAAGCACAAGCACAGACCTCTGGcacttccgagcttcgaagACAGGCTGATGACGCGAAGATTGCGCTGGAAGAGAAACGGGACGAGCTCGCCGAGATCAAGCGACAACTCGATGAACAGACGGCCGAGCTCAACAACACCCGTGGCGCCGAGGTCGAGATGCGCAACAAGCTGGAGGATAATCAAAAGCACCTAGCAGAGAACCAAAAGCGCCTCCGGCATTGGCAAGAGAAGCTAGGCAAACTCACACTGCAGAATGTCAGCGAGGAAGGCGAGGAGAAAGACCCTGAGCCAGTACCGGAGCTGAGCAGAGACGAGCTCGAGGATCTCTCAAAGGATGACCTCAAGAAACAGATTGCACACTTGGAAGAACTCACATCCACACAGCAGGATCTCTCTGTCCTTGCTGAATACCGCCGACGCGTAAACGAGCATGCCTCTCGTCTCGAGGACCTCAATGCTGCCCTGTCTGCCCGTGACGCTGCGAAGAAGCGAACAGATGAGCTCCGCAGAATGCGTCTCGAAGGCTTCATGCAAGGCTTCTCGACGATTTCCCTTCGCCTGAAGGAAATGTACCAGATGATTACCATGGGTGGAAATGCCGAGCTCGAACTCGTCGACTCTCTCGACCCCTTCTCGGAAGGTATTCTCTTCTCCGTCATGCCACCGAAGAAGTCCTGGAAGAACATCGGAAACCTTTCAGGTGGTGAGAAGACTTTATCCTCCCTGGCGCTGGTCTTTGCGCTGCATCACTACAAGCCCACGCCGCTCTACGTCATGGACGAGATTGATGCTGCCCTTGACTTCAGGAACGTCAGTATCGTGGCGGCGTACATCAAGGAGAGGACAAAGAATGCACAGTTTATTGTTATCTCGTTGAGGAATAACATGTTCGAGCTGGCGGCGAGGTTGGTGGGGGTGTACAAGGTGAATCATATG ACGAAGAGTGTTACTGTGGAGAATAGGGATTATATTGTACCGCGTGTACAGAGTGCTGTTGCGCCGGCTGCGGCGGGGGCTTCGATTGTGGCTTGA
- a CDS encoding O-methyltransferase gsfC: MTWLRSPTARAALISQAKDLITSLQTPQQHVLQLSSDAVSLIALRTIMRIGVLEALPMSGSISLLNLAEATSCQTSLLSRLLRVLVGNRFLSQDGEGGYSHTDISRGYLGQAGVWFTDNLYQPVLEALFQFPLGCMDAETEKLRADGYRFAEPDDTRHNPRVWAWGRGGENIWDIFAKEHPEAMGKFQQGIGMVGDNVPVTGVYDFGKLSAGNDDGERKVLVDVGGGIGQCLCEIVRVHPEIAASRCVLQEQAPLIALASQNPSLPPDILKMPHDFWTLQHIKGAKAYFMRWILHDYSDSAATKILQHIVAAMAPDSRVLISEVVVPERLNEESMLVGTMDMFMLVIGGKERTLGELEVGRVGRVGLRIGRVWSTGGGACRCTVEAVLG, encoded by the exons ATGACCTGGCTTC GTTCCCCAACTGCCCGAGCAGCCCTCATCTCCCAAGCAAAAGACCTCATCACCTCCCTCCAGACCCCACAACAACACGTTCTACAACTCTCCTCCGATGCCGTCTCCCTCATCGCCCTCCGTACGATCATGCGAATCGGGGTCCTCGAAGCACTGCCTATGTCCGGCAGCATCTCCCTCCTCAATCTAGCAGAGGCAACATCTTGCCAAACCTCCCTCCTGTCCCGCCTCCTTCGTGTTCTGGTCGGGAACCGCTTCCTAAGTCAGGACGGTGAGGGAGGGTATAGCCATACCGACATTAGCAGAGGGTACCTGGGACAGGCAGGAGTCTGGTTCACGGACAATCTGTATCAACCAGTGCTTGAAGCACTTTTCCAGTTTCCCTTGGGGTGCATGGATGCCGAGACCGAGAAGCTGCGTGCTGATGGCTATCGTTTCGCGGAGCCTGATGATACGAGGCATAACCCAAGGGTCTGGGCTTGGGGCAGGGGTGGGGAGAATATTTGGGACATCTTCGCAAAGGAACACCCAGAAGCGATGGGGAAGTTCCAGCAGGGGATTGGGATGGTGGGGGATAATGTTCCCGTGACGGGCGTGTATGACTTTGGAAAGCTGAGTGCTGGCAATGACGATGGGGAACGAAAGGTCCTGGTCGACGTAGGTGGAGGCATTGGACAATGTCTCTGTGAGATCGTGCGAGTCCATCCAGAAATCGCCGCGAGTCGATGTGTGCTCCAAGAACAAGCCCCCCTCATCGCCCTCGCCTCGCAAAACCCCTCCCTGCCACCAGACATCCTAAAAATGCCGCACGACTTCTGGACCCTTCAACACATCAAAGGCGCCAAGGCATACTTCATGCGCTGGATCCTACACGACTACTCCGACTCCGCCGCCACCAAAATCCTACAGCACATCGTGGCCGCGATGGCGCCGGATTCGAGAGTTCTGATTTCTGAGGTCGTGGTGCCGGAGCGACTGAATGAGGAGAGTATGTTAGTGGGGACTATGGATATGTTCATGCTGGTGATTGGAGGGAAGGAGAGGACGTTGGGGGAGTTGGAGGTGGGGAGGGTGGGGAGGGTGGGGTTGAGGATTGGGAGGGTTTGGAGTACGGGGGGGGGGGCGTGTCGGTGTACGGTTGAGGCGGTTTTGGGGTAG
- a CDS encoding Taurine hydroxylase-like protein SAT17: MATLAQAPVEPPVFRYDQASKAVFPDGIKTSGQCPPTYEQLVPYSEFPKEITGPTVWKKEDYENHPERWVHRFNEDEVKELRKAADDFLASGTPMTGITKDKFPLPNMAGFLEPMRKEILNGKGFILFKGFPVQEWGNHKSAVAYMGLGTYLGYFVSQNGLGHVLGHVKDTGADPTQIDKVRIYRTTARQFFHADDCDIVGLLCVAKSLEGGESDIVSDHHVFNTLQRERPDVVETLTQPIWYFDRKGEVSAGQEPYTRQPVFYKETGKDGRLYTKWDPYYVKSLKRFSDTGAIPPLSEKQQEAAQVLEDTCLRLSLHMVLDIGDIQFLSNAHVLHSRTAYKDYPAPHPRRHLMRLWLATPEDEGGWRLPFADSRHKKRGGVQVNDTPPRAPIDAE, from the exons ATGGCAACTCTAGCACAGGCGCCGGTTGAGCCGCCTGTCTTTCGATACGATCAAGCCTCGAAAGCGGTCTTTCCAGATGGCATCAAAACAAGCGGACAGTGCCCGCCAACCTACGAGCAGCTAGTGCCATACAGCGAATTCCCAAAGGAAATCACAGGTCCAACCGTTTGgaagaaggaagactatgAGAATCACCCGGAGCGATGGGTTCATCGATTCAATGAAGATGAGGTGAAGGAGCTCCGCAAAGCTGCTGATGATTTTCTTGCATCTGGAACGCCCATGACTGGTATAACGAAG GACAAGTTTCCACTTCCCAATATGGCCGGCTTCCTTGAACCAATGCGCAAAGAAATCCTCAATGGCAAAGGCTTCATTCTGTTCAAAGGCTTTCCAGTCCAAGAATGGGGGAACCACAAGAGTGCCGTTGCATACATGGGTTTGGGCACCTACCTAGGTTACTTCGTCTCGCAGAACGGCCTTGGCCACGTTCTCGGTCATGTGAAG GACACTGGAGCCGACCCAACACAAATCGACAAAGTCCGCATTTACCGCACTACCGCCCGCCAATTCTTCCACGCTGATGACTGCGACATCGTTGGTCTCCTCTGCGTCGCCAAGTCCCTCGAAGGTGGAGAGTCGGATATCGTCTCAGACCACCACGTCTTCAACACCCTGCAAAGAGAGCGTCCAGACGTAGTGGAAACTCTCACACAGCCAATCTGGTACTTCGACCGTAAAGGAGAAGTGTCAGCAGGCCAGGAGCCATACACGCGCCAGCCTGTATTCTACAAAGAGACCGGTAAAGATGGCAGGCTCTACACAAAGTGGGATCCATACTACGTCAAGTCGCTCAAGCGGTTCTCTGATACTGGTGCAATTCCACCACTTTCGGAGAAGCAACAGGAGGCTGCGCAAGTTTTGGAGGACACTTGTTTGCGCCTGTCGCTGCATATGGTCTTGGACATTGGTGATATACAGTTCTTGAGTAAC GCTCACGTGCTTCACAGCCGCACGGCGTACAAGGACTATCCAGCACCTCACCCGAGGCGGCACCTGATGAG ACTCTGGCTCGCAACGCCAGAAGATGAGGGTGGCTGGAGACTGCCATTTGCCGACTCGAGGCATAAGAAGAGAGGTGGTGTGCAGGTCAACGATACTCCACCAAGGGCGCCGATAGATGCTGAATAG